The following DNA comes from Castor canadensis chromosome 15, mCasCan1.hap1v2, whole genome shotgun sequence.
acaaaacagggcctgtacatgctaggcaggtgctctgccactgagctgtatctccagccctctttttgttaACTTTTGAATACAGAACCACATCAATCAACTAGTTATTATGCAACGTCTTGTCCCGCGCCTACATGTAGGCCCAGCCACTCGGGAGGTGAGAAGATCACTTGGACCCAAGAGTTGGAGGGCAGTGTGGGCAATACAGTTAGGACCCGTCTCAAAACAAAAGATGCAGTTATTGAGAAGCTAAGTTAAAACGAAGAGAGCGAGGAGAAGAAATGGTGCAATTTTGACGTCCACGGAGGGGCTTAGAGATGCTACCAATGATGCCACAAGGACCGGCAGGCAAAGGCAACCTCTTTCCCCGCACACCGGGGTCCCCGAGACCCACACGCGCCCCGCAGCAGCCCTCACCCCTGCCATCTGCAGCCTCCGGGTCTGGCTCGGCCTTTCGCTTGAGCTTCTGGGAGGAAGGGCTCACCAGCTCATCCCCCGGCAGGTACTTCTGCTCCTGGCCTCGCAGGTGCTTCAGGTAGCGGTCCTTCATGGACTGCCACGAGTGCTGCGTGAGCGAGCTCTTCTCCATGGCTTTCCACAAGGCGTTGCCTGTGACCGAGCTGGACGAGCGGGCGTGCTCCCTGACATAGGTCAGGATGGCCATGTCGTCCGCCTCGGTGAAGGCGATCCGCCCTGTGAGCGGCTGCGGCTGCGGCTCCGGCTCTGCGGAGCCCTCGCCCGAAGCCCCCGGCTTTGTCTCCGGAGCCTGGTGGGCTGCGGAGGAGGCCGGGCCCAGCCGATAGGCCTCTAGCTCGAGTCTCTCGTTGCGCTCCACGCAGTCCAGGATGTACTGAGTGGAGATGAAGTCGCCCGAGGCTTCGGCCAACGCCTCCCCGGGCTGAGCCAACAGCACTGCCCCAGGCTCCTGCACCCTGCATAGGGTGCCGCCGCCATGCAGGATCAGCGTCGACAGCCGACGCTTGGCTGGGCTGGGCCGCACGTAGAACGACAAGGAGCTGCCATCCTCCTTCACGAAGAGAGTGGCGGAATGGGTGGGCCCGTTGGGGTCTTTGCCCAAATCCATCGCCTCCGACATGTCTGACACCCAGGAACCTAAGCGCGACGGGCTAGGTACACTGGTAAGTAACAGAGCGCCGCGGCGAAGCCCCCACAATGCGCCTGCGTAGCGCGACGCGCCAAGGGCTCCGCCCCTTTCCTCCCCGGAAGAGGCGGGGCTTCAAACCTTGACCTGGAAATTGTCGTGTTACCCTCGTTACTTTCGGGTCTGGCCCTGGGAGAAGATGGCCACGCTGCAAGAGGCTGAAGCGAAAGTGGATGGCGAGCCTAAACTGAGCAAGAAGTAAGTATGGTTGCAGATCTTTAGGCCTCTGTGGTGTCAGACTGGGAAGGCCCTCGAGGCGCCCGCCAAGATGACTGCCGGGGGTCTTCCTGCCTGCGTTCGGGGTTACGCACATGTCGGGACGTATCGCCGCGCCCTGGAAACGACATCCTCTTGCCAGGATGCTCCCAGGCTGCGGCCAGGCGCTGGCGGGTGCTACCCTCTCTCACACCCCCACCACACATCTTACTGTCGGAAGAAAATGTGAAGGGGAAACCTAGGAAGTGACAGGAAAGAAAAGTTTACTACCCTTGCCTCTGAGAAATGCATTCCTTTCGTAACTGAGTCACACCTCAGTGAAAAAGTTGGAAAAAGGCCAAATACCTTAGCTTTTCGGAAGGACCCTCAACATTTCCTTGGTCTCACCAAGGTCATTCTGAAGCTTATTATGAAAAGGAGTCTGTTGTGGGACTGTCGTGCATATTATGGGTTATTCTAAGAATTGTGAATATTGAGGCTGCCCTTAGCGCTGCTGGGTGTATCTTTGTTAACCACTCCAGAAGTGTGTAGATGAACGTAGATCAAGATTACCCACCCTGTAACTGGCCGTTTTATATTCTCTTAACACTACATTTCCCCTTGACCGGGGTTCATCATTTGAACCACAGAACACAGCAATGATTTGCGTGTCGCCTTAATGCTCCAAAGGAGAGTACATAATTAGTACCCACTCCAGAGATGCAGGAGAGGTTAAAGTTTTACATACCATGGCTGCTTTAGAGCAGTAAAGGTTAACTCTCTTGCTGAACCCTGAAGGAATTACTGTAGGCACTCTGCAtaagaattgatattttttttctttttgtgtctctGGGGGGTTTTGGATGTATTTTAGAGAAACTGTAAAGGAAATGTCTAAGTTTGTGGCTTGCTGTCACCCTAATAGGTTGTCCTAAATTAGAGTGATTTGATGGATTTGTGTAAATGTTTGGAACCTGATCTTAGGGAAAATTGAGAGGATTTTGATGTTAAGTCAGTAATTGGATTTTGAAAAGCAAGTAATTGGGCTTTGAAAAGCAAGGTTTCAGGTAAATTGAGGAAAATAGTGCGTTCCTTTCTATTGACTTAAACACACCTACCACTCACTcacttttgggtttttgtttgtttttgagctagggtctgcTAACTTTCCCTCCTGACTCCAACTACAGGGGAGCTGGGATGAAATTATAGATGCACACCACCAAGCCCACCTGAgctactagttttttttttttaagttttttttttaatttttaatcatgtgcataccatgtttgggtcatttctctccactTCCCCTACCCACTCCTTTAcccccttgctccctccctctcctccccaccccctcgataccaggcggaaactattttgcccttatctttaattttgttgaagagagagtataagcaataataggaaggaacaagggtttttgctggttgagataaggatagctatacagggatttggctcacattgatttcctgtgcatgtgtgttaccttctaggttaattattcttgatctaaccttttctctagttcctggtcccttctcctattggcctcagttgctttaaggtatctgctttagtttctctgcgttgagggcaacaaatgctatctagttttttaggtgtcttacctatccccatacctcccttttgtgctctcgctttatcatgtgatcaaacgtccaatacccttgttgtgattgcccttgatctgatgtccgcatatgagggaaaacatacgatgtttggtcttttgggccaggctaacctcactcagaatgatgttctccaattccatccatttaccagtgaatgataacatttcgttcttcttcatggctgcctaaaattccattgtgtataaataccacattttcttgatccattcgtcagtagtggggcatcttggctgttaccataacttggctattgtgagtagtgctgtaataaacatgagtatgcaggtgcctctggagtaacctgtgtcacagtcttttgggtatatccccaggagtggtattgctggatcatatggtagatcaatgtttagctttttaagtagcctccaattttttccagagtggttgtactagtctacattcccaccaacagtgtaagagggttcctttttccccacatcctcgccaacacctgttgttggtggtgttgctgatgatggctattctaacaggggtgaggtggaatcttagtgtggttttaatttgcatttcctttatggctagagatggtgagcattttttcatgtgttttttggccatttgaatttcttcttttgagaaatttctgtttagttcagttgcccatttctttattggttcattgattttgtgagaatttagttttttgagttccctgtatattctggttatcagtcctttgtctgatgtgtagctgacaaatattttctcccactctgtgggtgttctcttcagtttagagaccatttcttttgatgagcagaagctttttcgttttatgaagtcccatttatctatgctatctcttagttgctgtgcttctggggttccattgataaagttcttacctatacctattaattccagagtatttcctactctttcctgtatcaactttagagtttgtggtctgatattaagatccttgatccattttgagttaatcttggtatagggtgatatacatggatctagtttcagttttttgcagactgctaaccagttttcccagcagtttttgttgaagaggctatcttttctccattgttaaGTTGGTTATacgacaagttggttatagtcgtgtggcttcatatctgggtcctcaattctgttccactggtcttcatgtctgttttgtgccggtaccatgctgtttttattgtgactgctttgtaatatagtttgaagtcgggtatcatgatacctccagcattgttcttttgactgagtattgccttggctattcgtgccctcttgtgtttccatataaatttcacagtagatttttcaatctctttaatgaatgtcattggaattttgatgggaattgcattaaacatgtagattacttttgagagtatagacatttttactatgttgattctaccaatccatgagcatgggagatctctccactttctatagtcttccttaatctctttcttcagaagtttatagttttccttatagaggtcattcacatcttttgttaggtttacacctaggtattttattttttttgtaaatgcaattgttttcatatattctctctcagtttgttcattattagtgtatagaaatgctaatgatttttctatgttgattttatatcctgctaccttgctatagctattgatggtgtctaggagcttctgagtagagttttttgggtctttaaggtataggatcatgtcatctgcaaatagggatattctgacagtttctttacctatttatattccttttattccttcttcttgcctaattgctctggctaggaattccagtactatgttgaataggagtggagatagtggacatccttgtctagttcctgattttagagggaatggtttcagtttttctccattaagtataatgctggctgtaggtttgtcatatatagcttttataatgttgaggtactttccttctattcctggttttcttagagcttttatcatgaaatggtgttggatcttatcaaaggatttttctgcatctattgagatgatcaagtggtttttgtctttgcttctgttaatgtggtttattacgtttattgattttcgtatgttgaaccactcctgcattcctgggatgaagcctacttggtcgtggtgaattatctttttgatgtgttgttgaattcagtttgccattattttattgaggatttttgcatcaatgttcattaaggagattggcctatagttctcctttttggaggtgtctttgcctggttttgggataactgtaatactggcttcataaaatgtgttaggcagttttccttccctttctatttcatggaacagtttaaggagtgttggtgtcagttcctctttaaaggtctgatagaattcagcagagaatctatcaggtctggacttttctttttggggagactcttgattgctgcttcagtttcattttgtgttatagatctattcagtttattaatatcctcttggttcagttttggatgatcatatgtatctagaaatctgtccatttgtttaagactttcaaatttgtttgaatataggttctctgatgatttcctggacttcaatggtgtttgttgttatctccccttttgcattcctgattctactaattttggttttttctctcctcattttagtcaggtttgccaggggtctgttgatcttgtttactttttcaaagaaccaactttttgtttcattaattctttgtatggtttttttgttttctacttcattggtttcagctcttatttttattatttctctcctatttgttttgggatttgcttgttcttgtttttctaggagtttgagatgtaccattaggtcattgatttgggatctttcagtctttttgatatatgcactcatggctataaactttcctctcaggactgcctttgctgtgtcccataggtttcagtaggttgtattttcattttcattgacttccaggaacttttcaatttcctcttttatttcatcaatgacccattgttcattaagcaatgagttactcagtttccagctgtttgcatgtttttttgtctttacttttgttgttgagttctagttttattgcattgtgatcagatagaatgtatggtataatttctgttttcttatatttgctgaggcttgctttgtgccctaggatatgatctattttggagaaggttccatgggctgctgagaagaatgtatattgtgtagaagttggatgaaatgttctgtagacatctggtaggtccatttgatctattatatatttttgatctaggatttcttcatgattttttgtttggatgacctatctattgatgataatggggtgttaaagtctcccacaaccactgtgttggagttaatatatgcttttaggtccttcaggatatgtttgatgaaattgggtgcgttgacattgggtgcatataggttgacaattgttatttccttttggtctatttccccttttattagtatggaatgtccttctttatctcgtttgatcaatgtaggtttgaagtctactttgtcagagataagtatggctactcttgcctgttttcgggggcccttggcttggtaaatcttccagcctttcatcctaagcctgtgcttatttctgtcagttagatgggtctcctgtaagcaacaaattggatcttgctttttaatccatttcatcaaacggtgccttttgatgggggaattaagtccattaagtgttagtactgatagtatgtggtgattcctgtcatttagttgtcttagttgtttgaaggtttgattgtgtgtacctaagttgaggttactctctactttcttgctttttctttctctgtagtttggtgctgcctcccctttcatggttatgttgggtttcaatttctgtgtgcagaatcccttgaagaatcttttatagtggtggctttgtggtcacgtattgttttagtttctgtttatcatggaagacttttattgctccatctattttgaatgatagttttgctgggtagagtatcctggggttgaagttattttcattcagtgaccggaaggtctcaccccaagctcttcttgcttttaatgtttcttttgagaagtctgctgtgattttgatggctttacctttgtacgttgtttgttttttctctcttacagccttcaatattctttctctggtttctctatgttgttttaatgatgatatgccatggggtagttctgttttgatctggtctgtttggtgttctggaggcctcttgcatctgtatgggaatatctttctctagatttgggaaattttctgttattattttgttgaatatattacgcattcccttcgcttgcaccacTTCTCcgtcttcaatgcccatgattctcaagtttggtcttttgatggagttggtgagttcttgcattttcttttcacaagtcttgaattgtttaatagttctttggtttttcctttaattaccatttcattttcgagttctgagattctgtcctctgttctattctgctggattggccttccgttttgttttgcagttctgtttcgttcttttttctgaggttttccatatcctgagagtcccttcctctttaatgttgtctatttttgtcctgagttcatttatctctgtattattcgtgttctgtgtttcactttggtgtttatacagtgcttctatggtttcctttatttcttcttttgctttttcaaattctctatttttgttgtcttggaatttcttgtctcctgtacattttggttgactctatccagtatcatttctataaaattctcattgattgcctgtagtatttcttcttttagattgttcttgttcacttcattgggttctttggcatagtttatcttcattttgttggagtctggatctgagtatctgttttcttcatttccctctggttcttgtactaattttttgctgtagggaaactggtttccctgttttttctgtcttcctgtcattgcctttgatgttgttattgtccctctactgtgtgcaattaagtattttctagcttgtaataataacaatggtgatatttagaatggaagggtgagaggaaatggaaagcaaagaagttaaataaaaagggaaaaacaaataagtagaaaaaacaaaaccaaaaaaaagtttcaaagatataaacagggagagatagtgtactaatcaacagtaagctgaaaaggcattagagagacagagaaaggattgaaaataaataaataaaaataaataaatgaaaaaaaaatctccaagttcaaatgcaataaggtttcagtcttaataattttggtgttagttcctcagcctccagtcctggagatggtgtctcagaagtagttttgtcattgtctcatcaaaggggaaaaaaactaaaacaaaacaacacaaaacaaacaaaaaaccccacaaagtgttccaagttcaaatgcaatacagtttcagtaagtttttcagcatgcaggtgtagttcggttgttttcttatcaaaggtagggagagagaaaaaaaagaatctggagacagctttgtgaatgactatatgaggctgtggctcacctgcccactgctgtcagcgctcaggagtgagcttaacactcacctggccccccccccccaggctttgtttacttagagttctgcTGGGCCtaaccgccactgctacaagctttcccctttccaaactcactggggaaggtgacactgcacccgctttctcaggcctgcgtgtttatttacagctgacatgggaagtgggtcttccccctctcctgtggagttttcttcccacagccacttttacaggctttccggctcctgattgctgggcaggtgccaccactcctgccttctccagctggcttgttgtgagggatttcccctcccccgctCTTCGGCGTTCAcagtgccccgccctctttgctatgtgggttttttttgttgttattgcttattattcatttttttttttcttttttccgtgggtgggggttggtctgtccagggggctatgctgatctgtcccagggttgtctgtgggagtagcGCATGCCACTTAGCTCGCCTTGTGGTCCGTGTCTTTCCAAGCTGTCTGGGCTCTGCCGTCTGGCAGCAGCGAGagaaccctcctggtttctccatttaacgtgaagtggagatgctatgcgcaggctggaggtgtggaattttgcctcttctcggtggtttttcctgtaaggtatatctccagcatctctccaagattttactttaggaggcagctttctgcttcctccctctgaccgccatcttggaatctcctgagCTACTACTTTTTTGAGCAGCTACAGGCCCAATGCTACATCTATACAAGCGttaatgtttgtttttcaaattaacaAACTGTGGCCCTAGGTGATCAAATACACACCAAAATGTGTGTTCCCAGAGGTTGGGGTATAGTTTAGTGGCAAAATATTTGCTCTGCATGTAAAAGGCCCTGGTTTTcatctccagcatcacaaaataAATACTAATACTGATCTGAAATGAAGCAATGGAATAGAGATGTAAAGTGAAGTCTGTAGCAAATCTATACTTCCACAGCCCCTGTTCTGTATACAAACTGCACTGTACTGCCTCACATTTTCCAAAAAACTTATTGTTGATGTCATATAGTCCTCTAGTAACTAtggacaaaaattaatttttgtgattAACATCTCTTCTATTAATTGTTCTTGGATCATCCTTGGTCTGAAATCTTTAATGAGCACCAGTTTATGCCAGATATTGTCCCCAAGCTTAAAACAGATGGATTCTCAAATGAAGATCTCCCTCAAATTTATCTGAACACAGTAGAGTGGAACCCTTATAATTCTGTTTCCTTCCAGTGTAATGATGTATAAACATAATGTAGTCTTAAGACCATTCCTTTCCACTTTGTTCCTAGAACCCCAAATTAATTTTGTCTTTGACTCAGATGTTTTTTTGTGGCTTGcttatttatgtacttatttgtttatttttactaagGCAGGGTCTCATCCTGGGCTCAGatgttcttcctgcctcagtctcccaggtagctgggactacaggcatgtactgcTACATCCAACTGTATGGCTTGCTTTTAGCATTTTCTAAAGTTTTCACCTGATAAGGACGTTTTCCTTTGCCATCTTATAGCCAGGTGTTTCATCTCCAGAGAGAAACCACACTTCAGGGCTTCAGAAAACTGCCTTCTCTTTCCCATGTTCTAAAATGTGATTATTTCCACCTATAAGCTATTGATCAACTTGtttgtatttgacttttttttttttaagttgtactggggtttgaactcagggccttgagcttgctaggcaggcactacatcacttgagccatgtccccagcctgtaTTCAACTTAACTCTAGATACGCACCTTTTTTCCATAACCCAGGGTGAGAACATTGTAGTTACAGTTGCAGAACAGTTAGTGTTGACAGAATTGGTGTCAGTTATTGGGGTATCAAGTTAAATGGGACACTAGAAGGTAGCACAAGCAtagctcccctcccccaatcaAGCATGCAGGTTGGGTACATGTATGCTGTCTGTCCCATCTGACTCCACATCTCTGTTTTCTGCTAGGTCGTGGTAATCATTAGTTCCAGGGTGTTCTGCCATGTTGACGCAAGCTGCTCTAAGGCTTGTTAGGGGGTCCCTGCGCCAAACCTCCTGGGCAGAGTGGGGTCAGAGGGAACTTCGACTGGGCCAACTTGCTCCTTTCACAGCGCTTCAAAAGGACAAGCCACTTTCTGATAAGAGAAGGTTGGTGCCCATTACCTTCTTTACTGCTCTGGGAGCAAGTTCCTTTCTGTCAGTGTCTGTTAAGACCTTAGCTAAGTCTTTGGACTCATTGCAAAGAAGACAAAAAGCTCTACTACCAAAACCAATAGtctttctcactttctctctgtGAATTCAAGTCCTCTCCCTACcaccttcttttttttgacagggtcttgctatatagtccaggctagccttgaactcttgatccttagTCGTCCAAGCGCTGGAATTActggtgtgtgccatcacacccaacttTCTTATAGTCTTAAGATGACTTGTGAATCTTATTTTAGGATAGTGCTGAGAAAAAGACCCTTGTCTGAATAAAAAATTTTCTAATGggaattattttcccttttctgtctttctctgggGTTTATTTGCTCATGAGATTAATTTGGTTCTAGTATTGGTGGTATCCATGGGACCTTTTTTGTACTATTCTTAAAGTTGACTTAAGAGCAACACTGAGTTGAGTGGATAACAGGTTTTCATAATCCTAGGCAGAACCTAAGATTGGACATAGCCAATGAAGGTCATAGCTGGATGTGGGGACAcctgcctatgatcctagctccTGGGTAGGTAGAGGCAGTaggattgcaagttggaggccagactaggcaacatagcaagactgtctccaaATTTAAAAGGAGCCAAGAATATAGTTAGAAATGTTAATGCACTTTCCTAGCACACAttaggttctgggttcaatccccagtaccaccaccaccaccacccccaaccccttccccccaccaaaaataaaaaggaaggaaagaaaatgaacaccTGCAAGCATGACATGATCTTTTCCCATGGTTCACTATTACAGAATATTTGACTGTTGTCAGTGGTTTAGATATCCCTTTCTACCCAAATCTGTTTTGTTTCTAGATTCAGATACCATGTTTAGATCATAATGGACCTGGATTGCccatattgttttggtttttgagtctCAGGTAACAAGTATCAAGAGTTAGGATAatgagctgggcactagtggcttatgcctataatcctagctacttgggaggctgagatagggagggttGCAATTCGAGACCAGCCCCAGCAACTGgctcatgaaaccccatctccaaaataacctgagcaaaatggctggaggtgtgacttaagcattacagtacctgctttgcaagtgctaaaGACCTGAGTTAAAACTacaatcccatcaaaaaaaaaaggaaaatgagaaattcGACTAGAATTATATATGGATTTGTATAGTTTCCTTCCTAAGTCCAGAGTGTGGAGGGTTAAGATAGTGAGGGATACCTAGAATAGCTCACACTTGAGTGCTACCTAAATGTCAATAGCAGGGTCACTCCTTTACAAAATCTCAGTCCTCACAGCAACTGAGGGGAGGGTGCcttctttgcattttctagacTAGGAGAAGTTAAgtcatttgcccaaggtcacattgtTGGCAAGTGTGTCAGAATTCAGCTGCAGGCAGTTTGACTACAAACATGGTGTAATATCCTCTGTATTAACGTGCTTTGTACAGTTCTCTGATGTCAAAGTCAGGTTCTAATGGGTAAGGTGAGACCAGTGCTGACAGCTATTTTCAGAAAGATTGTCCTGAATATCTCTTTGAGCTCTGAAAAACCCAGAACTCACTGCAGCCTCACACACTCGGGGAGGGGCATTAAAGGAGAGTGGTAGACAGAGCTTAGCACTGTTGATCTGGTACTATAGGAACTTCACCTTCAGGGACACCAAGCCACCAAGATTCAGTCTGTGGTGTCAAAGAGCTCccaagaaataggaaaaacactATTTTGAACATAAACTAATAAGATTTCTTTGTCCTTGTGCATCTTGGTTTTAGTTGGGCCCTAATACTAAGCTGAGAAAGCAAAGACTGAAAATATCTTTTGCATCTTTGTTCCaagcttattttttcctttgtctcgTTCCTGTATAGAGCTTACTGACAAAGAGCTTGGAACAAAAGCATTTCCCCAGAGTTACTCATATTTTTGAAAGTGGCTTTGGGACAGAAGACAGAGGGCTCTTCAGGCAACTTTCACATTGAATGCTTTATCTTCCCAACAGTGAGCTAAAGAGACGCCTAAAAGCTGAGAAGAAAGTGGCAGAGAAGGAGGCCAAACAGAAAGAGCTCAGTGAGAAACAGCTAAGCCAGGCCACTGTTGCTGCCACCAATCACACCACTGACAATGATGTTGGTGCTGAGGAGGAGAGCCTGGACCCAAATGTGAGTCCCCTGGATCCAGGAAAACTTACGATAAGGCTAATGGCAGATTCCTTAGGACTGGGTAGTAGGAAGGACCAGTGactaagaaataaatggaaactgGAACAGGCCCTAGCCCTGGGTCACTTCCAGTAGATGGGGGGAGAATGCCATTCCATTTGGCTAAATACCCAAGCCCTAAGTTTTTTTAGATCAATTCCCATTAGGCAACTGGAAAAGTCCTGTAATCCCACGTGACTAATCTTCCTTGGAACTAGGTGAGCCTTATAGCAGCCCCAGATTAAAGTGT
Coding sequences within:
- the Terf2ip gene encoding telomeric repeat-binding factor 2-interacting protein 1; the encoded protein is MSEAMDLGKDPNGPTHSATLFVKEDGSSLSFYVRPSPAKRRLSTLILHGGGTLCRVQEPGAVLLAQPGEALAEASGDFISTQYILDCVERNERLELEAYRLGPASSAAHQAPETKPGASGEGSAEPEPQPQPLTGRIAFTEADDMAILTYVREHARSSSSVTGNALWKAMEKSSLTQHSWQSMKDRYLKHLRGQEQKYLPGDELVSPSSQKLKRKAEPDPEAADGREPQNKRTVDLPEEEYVKEEIKENEEAVKKTLVEATREFEEVVVDESPDFEIHITMCDDDPPTPEEDSETQPDEEEEVSAAEVGAAIKIIRQLMEKFNLDLSTVIQAFLKNSGELEATSSFLEYGQRADGYPIWSRQDDLDLQKDDEATRAALVKKFGAQNVARRIEFRKK